Proteins encoded in a region of the Uloborus diversus isolate 005 chromosome 1, Udiv.v.3.1, whole genome shotgun sequence genome:
- the LOC129234681 gene encoding uncharacterized protein LOC129234681, with product MISAMPAVAVRRERKKQRAAAAASLAGSRRGSLSSLPSPSTRSSSLLSSPLSVPGNYYNYFSSQRPRRPSSSSAPALHTPPPAPASSAGAPPPSRRPSASVSTISSAASNYVSALHRVHERQMETRRERARFLVYTGSVLMASGAALVVIGLAARAAAAQTVGALFLCLGAASCLVRVFCLAPREELPLVKRARAVSGQSIYVPSSSAHPSAATTPGTDDSSTTSSYYFSAVPMHRVPPLLSPETPPAPPPLQPPPPVVVPGVHGAVGSHRSNPSSLLTPMSLNSIPEMQVLITDDSQRY from the coding sequence ATGATCAGCGCCATGCCAGCGGTGGCCGTCCGCCGGGAACGGAAGAAACAACGAGCGGCGGCGGCGGCGTCGTTGGCGGGGAGTCGGCGAGGCAGCCTCTCGTCCCTCCCGTCTCCCTCCACCCGCTCTTCCAGCCTCCTCTCCTCGCCGCTCTCGGTGCCCGGCAACTACTACAACTACTTCAGCAGCCAGCGGCCGCGACGACCCTCCTCCTCCTCCGCACCCGCCCTCCACACGCCGCCGCCCGCGCCGGCGTCATCGGCCGGCGCTCCCCCGCCCTCCCGGCGGCCGAGCGCCAGCGTGTCCACCATCTCCAGCGCCGCCAGCAACTACGTCAGCGCCCTGCACCGGGTGCACGAGCGCCAGATGGAGACGCGCCGCGAGCGCGCCCGCTTCCTCGTGTACACCGGCTCCGTGCTGATGGCGAGCGGCGCCGCGCTCGTCGTCATCGGACTGGCGGCGCGCGCAGCCGCCGCGCAGACCGTCGGCGCGCTTTTCCTGTGCCTCGGCGCCGCCTCCTGCCTGGTGCGCGTCTTCTGCCTCGCGCCGCGAGAGGAGCTGCCGCTCGTGAAGCGCGCCCGCGCCGTCTCGGGCCAGTCCATCTACGTGCCCTCGTCCTCGGCGCACCCGAGCGCCGCCACGACGCCCGGCACGGACGACTCCTCGACCACCTCCTCGTACTACTTCTCGGCGGTGCCCATGCACCGCGTGCCCCCACTCCTCTCGCCGGAGACCCCGCCGGCCCCTCCGCCGCTGCAACCACCCCCGCCGGTGGTGGTGCCTGGGGTGCACGGGGCGGTGGGCAGCCACAGAAGCAACCCCTCGAGTCTGTTGACGCCGATGAGTCTTAACAGCATTCCGGAAATGCAAGTCTTGATCACCGATGACAGTCAAAGGTACTGA